In Corynebacterium ulcerans, one genomic interval encodes:
- a CDS encoding histidinol-phosphate transaminase, translated as MSEISLDDLPLRPELRGQSAYGAPQLGVDVRLNTNENPYSPSDALIEELAHAVAEQARSLNRYPERDSVELRIALAQYVTERTGTEVSYKNVWAANGSNEVLQQLLQAFGGPGRTALGFQPSYSMHPILAEGTHTAFVSCPRGADFRIDIDAALEAIAEHSPEIIFVTTPNNPTGDVTSIDDIRRIADAAPGIVIVDEAYAEFSDAPSTTTLIAEYPDTIVVSRTMSKAFDFAGGRLGYFVASPAFIEAVMLVRLPYHLSSLSQTAALVALKHSKDTLATVDILVRERQRVQDALIACGFDVVPSHANFLFFGAFKDQHTAWQEFLDGDVLIRDVGVPGYLRVTIGLPSENDAFIQAARRVAHTHGISPMA; from the coding sequence ATGTCAGAGATTAGTTTGGACGATCTTCCGCTCCGTCCTGAGTTACGTGGCCAATCAGCATACGGGGCGCCGCAATTGGGAGTAGATGTACGGCTTAACACCAACGAGAATCCGTACTCTCCTTCTGACGCTCTGATCGAGGAACTGGCGCATGCGGTGGCGGAACAAGCGCGCTCTCTTAATAGATACCCTGAACGCGATTCCGTAGAGCTCAGGATTGCGCTGGCTCAATACGTGACTGAGCGCACCGGTACAGAGGTTTCTTATAAAAACGTGTGGGCGGCGAATGGTTCCAACGAAGTATTGCAGCAACTTCTGCAGGCTTTCGGTGGCCCAGGACGCACAGCATTAGGATTCCAGCCGAGTTACTCTATGCACCCCATCCTGGCAGAAGGGACTCATACTGCTTTTGTTTCGTGCCCGCGTGGAGCGGATTTTCGTATTGATATAGATGCTGCTCTTGAGGCTATCGCTGAGCACTCGCCCGAGATCATCTTTGTGACTACACCTAATAATCCCACGGGTGATGTCACGTCGATTGACGATATTCGTCGTATCGCAGACGCTGCCCCAGGAATTGTCATTGTGGACGAGGCATATGCAGAGTTTTCGGATGCTCCTAGCACTACAACTTTAATTGCGGAATATCCGGATACCATTGTGGTCTCTCGAACGATGAGCAAGGCGTTTGATTTCGCGGGTGGGCGACTCGGCTATTTTGTAGCTTCACCTGCATTCATAGAAGCCGTGATGCTGGTTCGCTTGCCTTACCATTTATCGTCGCTTTCCCAGACTGCGGCATTGGTGGCATTGAAGCATAGCAAAGACACCCTTGCGACGGTGGACATATTGGTGCGAGAACGACAGCGTGTTCAGGATGCCTTGATTGCATGTGGTTTTGATGTAGTGCCGAGCCACGCTAATTTCCTATTTTTCGGGGCTTTTAAAGACCAGCACACTGCATGGCAGGAGTTTTTAGATGGCGATGTTCTCATCCGGGACGTGGGAGTTCCTGGTTATCTACGCGTCACTATAGGCCTTCCCTCGGAAAACGATGCTTTCATCCAAGCTGCGCGTCGGGTCGCCCATACTCATGGAATTAGTCCTATGGCGTAG
- the hisD gene encoding histidinol dehydrogenase, producing the protein MLSLIDLRGHTPTTSELRRTLPRGGTDVNSVAHIVEPLLHKIHEHGAQAALDFGEKFDHVRPKSVRVPQDVIDAALDSLTPEVKQALDEAIARVRKVHADQKPQEHATHLAAGATVTEVFLPVERVGLYVPGGNAVYPSSVVMNVVPAQEAGVTSLVVASPPQAHCGGWPHPTILAAAKLLGVSEVWAVGGAQAVGLLAYGDDAEGLEPVDMITGPGNIFVTAAKRMVNGVVGIDSEAGPTEIAIVADGSANPVWIAYDLISQAEHDVLAASVLITDSEDLAERVNAEIKARFEITRNSDRVAQALQGKQSGIVLVDDLATALTVADAYAAEHLEIHTENAQEDARKIRNAGAIFVGGFSPVPLGDYAAGSNHVLPTSGSARYSSGLSTHTFLRAVNLIEYDEAALKDISDTIVALADAEELPAHGEAIRSRFEDLTAE; encoded by the coding sequence ATGCTGAGCTTGATCGATCTACGCGGACATACCCCTACTACGAGTGAACTCCGTCGTACTCTCCCGCGCGGAGGTACCGATGTTAACTCCGTTGCGCATATTGTTGAGCCGCTTCTGCATAAGATTCACGAGCACGGTGCTCAAGCCGCCCTTGATTTTGGCGAAAAATTTGATCACGTGAGGCCGAAGAGCGTGCGCGTCCCGCAGGATGTGATTGACGCTGCATTGGATTCTTTAACTCCCGAGGTAAAGCAGGCACTTGATGAGGCTATTGCCCGAGTCCGCAAAGTCCATGCTGATCAAAAGCCACAGGAACACGCGACACACCTTGCTGCTGGAGCCACAGTCACTGAAGTATTCCTGCCTGTGGAACGCGTGGGACTGTATGTTCCAGGTGGAAACGCGGTGTATCCCTCAAGCGTTGTTATGAACGTGGTGCCAGCTCAGGAAGCCGGAGTCACGTCTTTGGTGGTGGCATCGCCACCGCAAGCTCACTGTGGTGGCTGGCCACACCCGACGATTCTTGCAGCTGCAAAACTGCTAGGAGTCTCGGAAGTCTGGGCGGTAGGGGGAGCACAAGCGGTAGGACTTTTAGCTTACGGCGATGACGCTGAAGGTTTGGAGCCTGTGGATATGATCACCGGGCCCGGAAATATCTTTGTTACTGCGGCAAAACGCATGGTCAATGGCGTAGTAGGTATTGACTCAGAAGCGGGTCCAACTGAAATCGCGATCGTAGCGGATGGAAGCGCTAACCCAGTATGGATTGCCTATGACCTTATTAGCCAGGCAGAACATGATGTTTTAGCAGCCTCAGTGTTGATAACGGACTCGGAAGACCTCGCAGAACGCGTTAATGCTGAGATAAAGGCACGCTTTGAGATTACACGCAACTCAGATCGGGTTGCCCAAGCTCTCCAAGGGAAGCAATCGGGCATCGTGCTTGTCGACGATCTCGCGACCGCGCTGACTGTCGCCGATGCTTATGCTGCGGAGCACTTGGAGATCCACACGGAAAATGCCCAGGAGGATGCTCGCAAGATACGCAACGCAGGCGCTATCTTTGTCGGGGGTTTCTCACCGGTTCCGCTTGGCGATTATGCCGCAGGCTCTAACCATGTTCTTCCGACATCTGGGAGTGCGCGTTATAGCTCGGGACTTTCCACACATACTTTCCTCCGCGCGGTGAACCTCATTGAATATGATGAGGCCGCGCTAAAAGACATCTCGGATACGATTGTTGCTCTTGCCGACGCAGAGGAGCTTCCTGCGCACGGAGAGGCTATTCGTTCCAGGTTTGAGGACCTCACCGCAGAGTGA
- a CDS encoding YbjN domain-containing protein, giving the protein MNNHSTSEGSHSPERPDFNKDRIKPVTMPRVSHVLNKLGYTLHSIPAINGDILEIPWPEHSDFVSLRGGSDPVIIVDAKASGALPLHYFNEVAAAVTLWNNERVSPIARISYSPDSHLQLAFRSANSAAIGATDLQLAEFLELACDATLLAVNWFLEKFPELSSSAEPPQSPFEDIEVSSDTASLFDTPSTVTMERITPIMSEVSSTWNERALLPTGEWHADIEFGCSLESGPTILCWGVWDSGLSSEREFSRVFMLCNRWNEENTESKAFVSTTAHDSLSIRVEATVDVGGGLNDTQLAVHLEQAFSAIFMCVRTLKSPGFGLYDVPPGPEHL; this is encoded by the coding sequence GTGAACAATCACAGCACCTCAGAGGGCTCGCATTCTCCCGAGCGGCCAGATTTTAACAAAGACCGCATTAAACCGGTCACGATGCCCCGCGTATCCCATGTACTCAATAAACTTGGTTACACGCTCCATTCCATCCCCGCTATCAACGGCGACATTCTCGAAATTCCGTGGCCTGAACACAGTGATTTTGTGAGCTTACGGGGAGGTTCTGACCCCGTCATCATCGTCGATGCAAAGGCTTCTGGTGCACTCCCCTTGCACTATTTTAATGAGGTAGCTGCTGCCGTAACGTTATGGAACAACGAAAGAGTCAGTCCCATTGCACGCATTAGCTATTCTCCTGATTCGCATCTGCAGTTGGCATTTCGCTCAGCCAATTCAGCTGCTATCGGAGCCACAGATCTACAACTCGCAGAGTTTTTAGAGCTTGCCTGCGACGCGACTCTCTTGGCCGTCAATTGGTTCTTGGAAAAATTCCCGGAATTATCATCATCAGCCGAGCCTCCTCAATCCCCATTCGAGGACATCGAGGTGAGCTCAGACACTGCCTCACTTTTTGATACTCCTTCCACGGTGACTATGGAAAGAATCACCCCGATCATGTCCGAGGTATCGAGTACATGGAATGAGCGCGCGCTTTTGCCTACAGGCGAATGGCACGCCGATATTGAGTTCGGTTGTTCTCTAGAATCCGGTCCCACAATTCTTTGCTGGGGAGTATGGGACTCAGGGCTCAGCTCCGAACGCGAATTCAGCCGCGTATTCATGCTGTGCAACAGATGGAACGAGGAAAACACAGAGTCTAAAGCGTTTGTCTCCACCACCGCCCATGATTCATTAAGTATCCGGGTGGAAGCGACTGTTGATGTTGGCGGAGGTCTCAACGATACGCAGCTCGCAGTTCATCTTGAACAGGCTTTCTCTGCTATTTTCATGTGTGTCCGAACACTAAAAAGCCCCGGATTTGGGCTTTACGACGTCCCTCCCGGGCCAGAGCACCTTTAA
- a CDS encoding TetR family transcriptional regulator, whose protein sequence is MQLSKDLIITASLEILDTYGLADMTMRRLAKKLGVAPGALYWHFKNKQALIDATARRLLTPLFLSDRESTPTDVAHKVREVMLEHRDGAELLSAALTDSVLRNEVEQRIRQSFGEHKHSELGATTLLHFILGSTVIEQSALQRAALRCDSNNSPNNSLHDQEKLHNLDNHTPEGRCDLEQQPQSYAIQFTEGLRLIMAGLEQCTS, encoded by the coding sequence GTGCAATTGAGTAAAGACCTCATCATCACCGCAAGCCTTGAGATACTTGATACCTACGGTCTTGCGGACATGACGATGCGTCGATTAGCTAAAAAACTCGGGGTAGCCCCTGGTGCTCTCTACTGGCATTTTAAGAACAAACAAGCGCTTATCGACGCCACCGCACGACGCTTGCTCACCCCGCTCTTCCTTTCTGACAGGGAGTCAACGCCTACCGACGTTGCTCACAAGGTACGTGAAGTTATGCTTGAGCATCGCGACGGTGCAGAACTTCTCAGTGCCGCCCTTACTGACAGCGTTCTACGCAATGAGGTGGAGCAACGCATCAGGCAATCGTTTGGCGAACATAAGCACTCCGAACTCGGCGCTACAACATTACTGCACTTTATTTTAGGCTCCACAGTTATTGAGCAATCGGCTTTACAAAGAGCAGCTCTACGCTGTGACTCCAACAATTCTCCGAACAATTCCCTACATGACCAGGAAAAACTGCACAATTTAGATAATCACACACCTGAGGGTCGGTGCGATCTAGAACAACAACCGCAGTCCTATGCCATACAATTCACTGAAGGATTACGGCTCATTATGGCGGGTTTGGAGCAATGTACCAGCTAA
- the glgX gene encoding glycogen debranching protein GlgX, with protein sequence MTDSLPSTHREIWPGQSYPLGSKYDGAGTNFAIFSDVAEKIELCLIDADGHEERVTLDEVDAHIWHCYLPGVKPGQRYGFRVHGPYDPPNGKRCDPSKLLVDPYACAFVGEFDGHPSLFSYDVTHPDDPLGRNTEDSLEHTMKSVVVNPFFDWGADRAPRTPYNETVIYEAHVKGMTMQHPDVPEALRGTYAGLAHPAIISYLKDLGITAIELMPVHQFLQDDRLRDLGLRNYWGYNTFGFFAPQQDYAAAEEPGGAVSEFKGMVRAFHEAGIEVILDVVYNHTAEGNHMGPTIAFRGIDNEAYYRLVDGDKAHYMDYTGTGNSLNVRDPHPLQMIMDSLRYWVTEMHVDGFRFDLASTLARELHDVDRLATFFDLVQQDPVVSQVKLIAEPWDVGEGGYQVGNFPPLWTEWNGKYRDTVRDFWRGEPSTLGEFASRLTGSSDLYANNGRRPTASINFVTAHDGFTLNDLVSYNEKHNDANGEDGRDGESHNRSWNCGVEGDTDDPEVLNLRARQRRNFLTTLLLSQGTPMIAHGDEMGRTQKGNNNVYCQDNELAWMNWDLATEHKELLEFTRRLIRIRNNHPVFRRRRFLAGGPLGADVHDRDIAWLVPTGQLMGQEDWGFAFGKSLMVYLNGMAIKEPDDRGQKIEDDSFLLMFNAHHEDIEFTIPAEQFGHSWKLIVDTTEDSGYPYAEKIACVGETVIVPARSTMLFRQLEVLPPHDGDKVLDPHVDDYSRT encoded by the coding sequence ATGACTGACTCTCTTCCTTCGACCCACCGGGAAATCTGGCCGGGCCAGAGCTACCCTCTCGGCTCGAAATACGATGGCGCAGGCACAAACTTTGCTATCTTTTCGGATGTTGCTGAAAAGATAGAGCTTTGTCTTATCGACGCAGACGGACATGAAGAACGTGTCACTCTCGATGAAGTCGACGCTCACATCTGGCACTGCTATCTCCCCGGAGTCAAACCTGGTCAGCGTTATGGATTCCGCGTTCATGGTCCCTATGATCCCCCCAATGGCAAGCGATGCGACCCCAGCAAACTGCTCGTTGATCCTTATGCTTGCGCTTTTGTTGGTGAATTTGATGGACATCCATCGTTGTTCAGTTATGACGTAACTCATCCCGATGATCCACTCGGACGAAACACCGAGGACAGCCTCGAACACACGATGAAGTCCGTGGTAGTCAACCCATTCTTTGACTGGGGCGCAGACCGAGCACCTCGAACGCCTTATAACGAGACCGTAATTTATGAGGCCCATGTCAAAGGCATGACAATGCAACATCCAGACGTGCCGGAGGCACTTCGCGGAACCTACGCAGGACTCGCGCATCCTGCGATTATTAGTTATCTCAAAGACCTGGGTATCACCGCCATCGAGCTCATGCCTGTGCACCAGTTCTTGCAAGACGATCGTCTCCGCGACCTTGGCTTACGCAACTATTGGGGCTACAACACGTTCGGCTTCTTTGCTCCCCAACAGGACTATGCCGCAGCGGAGGAACCAGGCGGTGCAGTGTCCGAGTTCAAAGGTATGGTGCGCGCCTTCCATGAGGCAGGGATTGAAGTCATTTTGGATGTGGTTTATAACCACACCGCTGAAGGCAATCACATGGGACCGACCATTGCGTTCCGTGGTATCGACAATGAGGCTTACTACAGACTCGTTGACGGCGATAAAGCGCACTATATGGACTACACGGGGACCGGAAACTCCCTGAACGTACGCGACCCTCACCCGCTGCAGATGATTATGGATTCGCTGCGTTATTGGGTCACAGAGATGCATGTTGATGGTTTCCGATTCGATCTTGCCTCCACGCTTGCCCGTGAGCTTCACGACGTCGACCGCCTTGCTACCTTCTTCGATCTTGTGCAGCAGGATCCTGTGGTATCTCAAGTCAAACTTATCGCTGAACCATGGGATGTCGGCGAAGGCGGCTACCAAGTGGGCAATTTCCCACCGTTGTGGACTGAATGGAACGGAAAGTATCGCGATACTGTCCGAGATTTCTGGCGAGGTGAACCTTCCACGCTCGGCGAGTTCGCGTCACGTTTGACCGGTTCTTCCGATCTTTATGCCAACAATGGGCGTCGTCCTACTGCATCAATCAACTTTGTCACTGCTCATGATGGATTCACACTCAATGACCTCGTGAGCTACAACGAAAAGCATAATGACGCTAACGGCGAAGACGGACGGGATGGAGAGAGTCATAACCGTTCATGGAACTGCGGAGTTGAAGGAGACACAGACGATCCTGAGGTTCTCAATCTGCGAGCTCGCCAACGCCGTAATTTCCTCACCACTTTGTTGCTCAGCCAAGGCACTCCCATGATCGCGCACGGCGATGAGATGGGGCGCACGCAAAAGGGAAATAACAATGTCTACTGCCAAGACAACGAATTGGCTTGGATGAACTGGGATTTGGCTACTGAGCATAAGGAACTTCTAGAGTTCACGCGGCGATTGATCCGTATTAGAAATAATCACCCGGTATTCCGCCGTCGTAGATTCCTCGCTGGTGGTCCTCTCGGTGCGGATGTTCATGATCGTGATATCGCATGGCTCGTTCCCACAGGCCAGCTCATGGGACAAGAAGACTGGGGATTCGCTTTTGGAAAATCCCTCATGGTCTATCTCAATGGCATGGCCATTAAAGAACCGGACGATCGTGGGCAAAAGATTGAAGATGACTCGTTTCTACTCATGTTTAACGCCCACCATGAGGATATAGAATTCACTATTCCTGCAGAACAGTTTGGGCACAGTTGGAAACTCATCGTTGATACGACAGAAGACAGTGGTTATCCCTACGCAGAGAAAATTGCCTGCGTTGGAGAAACCGTCATTGTTCCGGCTCGTTCCACCATGCTCTTCCGGCAACTCGAAGTTCTGCCCCCGCATGATGGAGATAAAGTACTTGACCCACATGTCGATGACTATTCCCGAACATAA
- a CDS encoding exonuclease domain-containing protein has translation MADAIHAHGATVLVDIDQVAIKPSLLQTALAAEPKVIPLTNIDSVSSIKLSDGYDCGIVSISSDSHSLRVEFSPNQADEQQALITAVTAALNGQAPAHRAVPGLDFAAVDVETANDDWGSICQIGVVKVKDGVITDKREWLCQPPAAINHFASANIAIHGIRPDDVATAQPFSECFAEMLSFTGDLPLAAHNAQFDMTAFFRAAQADNVALPTVSFGCSLALSRAANLGTPNHKLPTVAKHLNVDLTNHHNATADAAACAGIIINLVQKADVQGSFADVCAALGFSQGQLSAQRVYPVLKKKPSSLVESAAATAATPPPLEKVQAPAKATGSQPRKAAAPWAKAATPEVIPEANSDADPHGRLFQQNVTLTGDFEPFDKGKLWDGIAEQGGTIGKNVTKKTTILVCGPWASKTSKQKRAEELIAKGQNIQIWTAEDLFAQLGLDVADEQPPF, from the coding sequence ATGGCAGATGCGATTCACGCGCACGGTGCTACTGTCCTCGTCGATATCGACCAGGTCGCCATCAAACCATCGTTGTTGCAGACCGCATTAGCCGCAGAGCCTAAAGTTATCCCCTTAACTAACATCGATTCCGTATCGTCCATAAAGCTTTCCGACGGATACGACTGCGGGATAGTGAGCATTAGCTCTGATTCCCATTCGCTACGAGTAGAGTTCAGTCCTAACCAAGCCGACGAACAACAAGCCCTCATAACTGCCGTCACCGCCGCGCTCAATGGTCAAGCCCCGGCACACCGAGCAGTCCCAGGTCTAGATTTCGCTGCTGTCGATGTAGAAACAGCCAACGACGATTGGGGGTCGATCTGCCAGATTGGTGTGGTCAAGGTCAAAGATGGAGTCATCACGGATAAGCGTGAATGGCTCTGTCAACCGCCTGCGGCGATCAATCATTTTGCATCAGCGAATATCGCTATCCACGGTATCCGCCCAGATGATGTCGCAACAGCCCAGCCTTTTTCTGAGTGTTTTGCTGAAATGCTCAGCTTTACGGGAGATCTTCCTCTCGCAGCGCATAACGCACAGTTTGATATGACGGCGTTTTTCCGTGCTGCCCAGGCGGATAACGTGGCTCTGCCCACTGTTTCTTTTGGGTGCTCACTTGCGCTATCGCGTGCGGCTAATTTAGGTACGCCCAATCACAAGCTTCCTACCGTCGCCAAGCATCTCAATGTGGATTTAACCAATCATCATAATGCCACTGCAGACGCAGCTGCTTGCGCGGGAATTATCATAAATCTCGTGCAAAAAGCTGATGTTCAAGGGAGCTTTGCCGACGTGTGCGCGGCCCTTGGTTTCTCTCAAGGCCAGCTCTCTGCTCAACGCGTGTATCCGGTGCTTAAGAAAAAGCCTTCTTCTCTCGTAGAATCCGCAGCCGCAACCGCCGCAACTCCACCACCACTGGAGAAAGTACAAGCTCCTGCAAAAGCTACTGGTTCTCAGCCACGAAAGGCAGCTGCGCCATGGGCAAAAGCTGCAACGCCTGAGGTGATACCCGAAGCCAATTCAGATGCAGATCCCCACGGCAGACTCTTCCAACAAAATGTCACGCTCACTGGCGATTTCGAGCCTTTTGATAAAGGAAAACTCTGGGATGGCATCGCTGAACAAGGAGGAACAATCGGCAAAAACGTGACCAAGAAAACGACCATTCTTGTCTGTGGCCCTTGGGCTTCTAAAACATCCAAGCAAAAACGCGCTGAAGAGCTCATAGCCAAAGGACAAAATATTCAAATCTGGACGGCTGAGGATCTCTTTGCTCAGCTCGGATTAGACGTCGCAGACGAACAACCCCCGTTCTAG
- a CDS encoding glycogen debranching protein, with product MTTSMVSKPQKLHLPSSFSNVPVRTVSLHLTRSPNNSETLSYEMFSPYFDRAPAVIALSSGLSASLRCNGQLLRQGSLHSLGKTTRQLWNDAATNLMETARTPRGIAIHTRELSRLVQQPTVGLHIAAGKGPASSWLAHPRTFTLIHQYISTQFNEEPVFFCPTSKILIAVPFSQKCPKLATWLTTFEHPLEQGGVLYSSGFPAHINHFTA from the coding sequence ATGACAACGAGTATGGTTTCGAAACCGCAAAAACTGCATCTTCCATCTAGCTTCTCGAATGTTCCGGTTCGCACTGTCTCGCTGCACTTAACTCGGAGTCCTAACAATTCAGAGACCTTGTCGTATGAGATGTTTAGCCCATATTTCGATCGGGCTCCTGCCGTTATCGCGTTATCCTCCGGGTTATCTGCGAGTTTAAGATGCAACGGTCAGCTGCTGCGACAGGGATCATTGCACTCGTTGGGAAAAACAACCCGACAACTATGGAATGATGCTGCTACCAATCTCATGGAAACAGCCCGCACACCACGCGGCATAGCGATTCACACGCGAGAGCTATCTCGACTCGTGCAGCAACCGACCGTGGGACTTCACATAGCTGCTGGTAAAGGGCCAGCTTCTAGTTGGCTGGCGCACCCTCGCACTTTTACTCTGATTCATCAATACATCAGCACGCAATTCAACGAAGAGCCCGTCTTCTTCTGCCCCACGTCCAAGATTCTGATTGCAGTACCTTTCAGCCAAAAGTGCCCAAAGCTTGCAACATGGCTCACTACTTTTGAGCACCCTCTGGAACAAGGCGGGGTCTTATATTCTTCAGGCTTTCCTGCACACATCAACCACTTTACGGCTTAG
- a CDS encoding GTP pyrophosphokinase family protein, translating into MPNKFISKLSARYREFTDQHPHAEADFREAFEEVLADAGLTYDRVSVRLKEWQSLRTKARKKKPNGHLIYPDPWVDIHDVIGVRITTLHSTEIPQIIEALADVFIVLRSVDKAAQTKVSGSFGYGSHHLILEVDHRIEDLASYHGFVFEVQIRTVLQHAWAEFEHDVRYKRSGGLDPQVDRAFTLAAGLIELADQQFDQIAAIQDPGHHHSTDLDVELSAETLPGVIAMLVGNRFPQSRIEDYRWLEELLFAHGITTATKLRDLLNDADIDAVRRALNYQFQPGQVRIIDDLLLRRYHDEHINATGKSGKYPRQRGPRLRKRLHAMQTANILDKTEPRSKTELAPHS; encoded by the coding sequence ATGCCTAACAAGTTCATCTCAAAACTCAGTGCGCGATACCGAGAGTTCACTGATCAGCACCCGCACGCGGAAGCAGACTTTCGGGAAGCTTTTGAAGAAGTGCTTGCAGACGCCGGCCTTACCTACGATCGCGTGAGTGTTCGCCTTAAAGAATGGCAGTCATTGCGAACAAAAGCACGCAAGAAAAAGCCCAACGGTCACCTTATCTATCCAGACCCTTGGGTCGATATCCACGATGTGATCGGTGTCCGGATCACCACACTTCATTCGACTGAGATCCCCCAAATTATTGAAGCCCTCGCGGACGTCTTCATCGTACTCCGATCCGTGGATAAGGCTGCACAAACAAAAGTCTCTGGCAGCTTTGGTTATGGTTCTCATCACCTGATTTTGGAAGTCGACCATAGAATCGAAGATCTTGCTAGCTACCACGGCTTTGTTTTTGAAGTCCAAATCCGGACAGTACTGCAACATGCATGGGCAGAATTCGAGCATGATGTTCGCTACAAGCGGTCTGGCGGTTTAGATCCTCAAGTGGATAGGGCCTTCACCCTTGCAGCTGGGCTCATTGAACTGGCTGACCAACAATTTGATCAAATCGCCGCTATCCAGGATCCGGGCCACCATCACAGCACTGACCTTGATGTTGAATTAAGCGCTGAGACTTTACCCGGTGTCATCGCCATGCTGGTAGGAAACCGCTTCCCGCAATCGCGCATCGAAGACTACCGATGGCTGGAAGAATTGCTTTTTGCTCACGGTATTACTACTGCGACAAAGCTACGAGATCTTCTCAATGACGCCGATATAGACGCTGTACGACGCGCATTAAACTATCAATTCCAACCTGGTCAGGTGCGAATCATCGACGACCTGCTGCTACGCAGATACCACGATGAGCATATTAATGCGACTGGAAAGAGCGGGAAATACCCGCGCCAACGCGGGCCCCGCTTACGCAAGCGACTCCACGCAATGCAGACAGCAAATATCCTGGATAAAACAGAACCTCGCAGCAAGACTGAGCTTGCACCTCATAGTTGA
- a CDS encoding RNA-binding S4 domain-containing protein, translating into MSDGKPVRIDAWVWAVRLIKTRSLASEACKAGHIKLNGSAVKPSQSVVPGDRVRVWVDHREYDVEVKELIRKRVGAALARNCYVDHSPPPPPKEILMSMPRRDRGAGRPTKKERREIDRLQGRI; encoded by the coding sequence GTGAGCGACGGCAAGCCAGTGCGTATCGACGCATGGGTGTGGGCAGTACGGCTGATAAAAACTCGGTCTCTTGCCTCTGAGGCTTGTAAAGCTGGCCACATCAAGCTCAACGGATCTGCAGTAAAACCATCACAGTCGGTGGTGCCGGGGGATCGTGTTCGAGTGTGGGTAGATCATCGTGAATACGATGTTGAGGTCAAAGAGTTGATTCGTAAACGGGTGGGGGCGGCTCTTGCCCGCAACTGCTATGTGGATCATTCTCCGCCACCTCCACCCAAAGAAATTCTTATGTCGATGCCTCGGCGCGATCGGGGCGCGGGGCGTCCCACCAAGAAAGAACGGCGTGAAATCGACCGTTTGCAAGGGCGCATATAA
- a CDS encoding YigZ family protein, translating into MYIRPVDRQEFSTEIDIKRSRFITFIRRVVSEEEARDFIADVKKRFPDARHHCSAYIYHVEGANPVERSSDDGEPSGTAGTPMLDVLRGSGILDIAAVVVRYFGGTKLGAGGLVHAYSGAVSDCLPQVTTVQRHKQELYSVDFNHADAGRLEAELRARHVTVVDTQYSHRVTFTLAVEPGQREFLENLLASLTQGGARLCDAGIAWIERPN; encoded by the coding sequence ATGTACATTCGGCCGGTGGATCGTCAGGAATTCTCCACTGAGATTGACATTAAGCGGTCTCGATTCATCACTTTTATTCGACGGGTTGTTTCTGAAGAGGAAGCACGAGATTTTATTGCTGACGTAAAAAAGCGATTTCCCGATGCACGCCACCACTGCAGCGCGTATATCTATCATGTCGAGGGAGCTAATCCCGTAGAGCGCTCAAGCGATGACGGCGAACCATCAGGGACTGCGGGAACCCCCATGCTTGATGTACTGCGGGGGAGTGGAATCCTTGATATTGCTGCGGTGGTTGTGAGGTATTTCGGTGGCACAAAGCTAGGCGCCGGAGGCTTGGTTCATGCTTATTCTGGTGCTGTATCTGACTGCTTGCCCCAGGTGACAACTGTGCAACGCCATAAGCAAGAGCTTTATTCTGTTGATTTCAACCACGCGGATGCCGGACGTCTTGAAGCTGAGCTACGCGCGCGACACGTGACAGTCGTAGACACTCAGTATTCCCACCGCGTGACATTCACATTAGCTGTGGAGCCTGGCCAGCGGGAATTCCTTGAGAACTTGCTGGCCTCGTTGACACAGGGCGGAGCGCGGCTTTGCGACGCTGGCATCGCATGGATTGAACGCCCGAATTAG